The Ananas comosus cultivar F153 linkage group 2, ASM154086v1, whole genome shotgun sequence genome contains a region encoding:
- the LOC109725228 gene encoding probable sarcosine oxidase isoform X2: MNRSSLYFLYNLRSTYPSAKVSGALESTRKSERKSMELAGGGKEETQQQRFDVVVVGAGIMGSCAAYAAAKRGRRVLLLEQFDLLHHLGSSHGESRTFRATYPEPYYPPLVVESLRLWREAESEAGYSVLTATPHFDVGPAGDSSLQAAVASCRLHGIDARVVGPDAAAELFSGAFTLPPGWIGVVTDVGGVIKPTKALAMFQSLAARHGAVLRDRAEVTQIERAGDGGVAVATADGRIVFGRKCIITAGAWVKKLADKIGAASLPIQPLHTTILYWKIRENYLKSLSAAAGFPTFASYGEPYIYGTPSLEFPGLIKIAMHGGSPCDPDRRSWAAGTGPGGAAVEAVRAWIGRVMGGHVESADGPAMSQACMYAMSPDEDFVVDFLGGEFGDDVVVGAGFSGHGFKMGPVIGKILAEMAVDGAAATAAELAQFQIVRFQKDPKGNRKEFAEQNAR; encoded by the exons ATGAATAGAAGCtcactttattttctttataatcTTCGTTCAACTTATCCTAGCGCCAAAGTTTCGGGAGCATTGGAAAGCACTAGAAAGAGCGAGAGGAAGAGCATGGAGCTCGCCGGCGGCGGCAAGGAGGAGACGCAGCAGCAGCGATTCGACGTGGTCGTGGTGGGGGCGGGGATTATGGGCAGCTGCGCGGCGTACGCGGCGGCGAAGCGCGGCCGCCGCGTGCTCCTCCTCGAGCAATTCgacctcctccaccacctcggCTCGTCGCACGGCGAGTCGCGGACGTTCCGGGCCACCTACCCGGAGCCCTACTACCCTCCCCTCGTCGTCGAGTCCCTCCGGCTGTGGCGCGAGGCCGAGTCCGAGGCCGGCTACTCCGTCCTGACCGCCACCCCGCACTTCGACGTCGGCCCGGCCGGCGACTCCAGCCTGCAGGCCGCCGTCGCCAGCTGCCGCCTGCACGGCATCGACGCCCGCGTCGTCGgccccgacgccgccgccgagctGTTCTCCGGCGCGTTCACGCTCCCCCCGGGCTGGATAGGCGTCGTCACCGATGTCGGCGGCGTGATCAAGCCCACGAAGGCGCTCGCCATGTTCCAGTCCCTCGCCGCCCGGCACGGCGCCGTGCTCAGGGACCGCGCAGAGGTCACGCAAATCGAGAGAGCCGGGGACGGAGGCGTCGCCGTCGCGACGGCCGACGGTCGAATAGTTTTCGGAAGAAAATGCATAATCACCGCCGGCGCGTGGGTCAAAAAGCTCGCCGACAAGATCGGCGCAGCATCGTTGCCGATACAGCCGCTGCACACTACTATCCTTTATTggaaaattagagaaaattatttaaaaagtttatcAGCCGCGGCCGGGTTCCCGACGTTCGCGAGCTACGGCGAGCCGTACATCTACGGGACGCCGTCGCTCGAATTCCCGGGGCTGATCAAGATCGCGATGCACGGGGGGTCGCCGTGCGATCCGGACCGCAGGAGCTGGGCGGCGGGGACGGGGCCGGGGGGTGCGGCGGTGGAGGCGGTGCGGGCGTGGATCGGGCGCGTGATGGGCGGCCACGTGGAGAGCGCCGATGGCCCGGCGATGTCACAGGCGTGCATGTATGCGATGAGCCCCGACGAGGACTTCGTCGTCGACTTCCTCGGCGGGGAGTTCGGGGACGACGTCGTGGTCGGCGCCGGGTTCTCGGGGCACGGATTCAAGATGGGGCCGGTGATCGGGAAAATTCTGGCGGAGATGGCGGTCGACGGCGCTGCCGCGACGGCCGCAGAATTGGCGCAGTTTCAGATTGTCAGGTTCCAGAAAGACCCCAAGGGGAACAGAAAGGAGTTTGCAGAGCAG aatgcaagGTAG
- the LOC109706377 gene encoding beta-glucuronosyltransferase GlcAT14A-like, translating to MRLLSLSSWLAAAVLISCAFVVSRSFLREGIQNSNSDIETINKALRKSHGDPPVFAYWISGTGGENRRIIRLLKAVYHPRNRYLIHLDAGSTADERTELARAVRSERVFKAFGNVDVMGKSYAVDRTGSSVLAATLHGAAVLLKISKDWDWFITLSSSDYPIVTQDDLLHAFMTVPRDLNFVDHTSDLGWKEHERFQKIIVDPSLYMDANAQSFFATETRQTPDAFRIFTGSPWVILSRSFIEHVVYAWDNLPRKLLMYFANVAYSVESYFQTAICNSPQFINTTVNDDLRYFVWDDPPGLDPLFLNESNYEAMINSKAAFARRFIGGDEVLNKVDDQILRRSSNGVSYGKWCLGREEDISETGSEDLCLTWGDINLIEPRPEGKELRELVAKIIERRGCV from the exons ATGAGGCTTTTGAGCTTATCTTCGTGGCTCGCGGCCGCCGTGCTGATTTCCTGCGCTTTCGTCGTCTCCAGATCTTTCCTCAGGgagggaattcaaaattcgaattcggATATCGAAACCATAAACAAAGCCCTCAGGAAGAGTCACGGTGATCCGCCGGTGTTCGCGTATTGGATATCGGGCACCGGTGGCGAGAATCGGAGGATAATAAGGCTGCTAAAAGCAGTGTATCATCCGAGGAATCGATACCTTATTCACCTCGATGCGGGATCTACAGCTGATGAAAGGACCGAGTTGGCGCGGGCTGTTCGATCTGAAAGGGTCTTTAAAGCTTTTGGAAATGTTGATGTTATGGGAAAGAGTTATGCCGTCGATCGGACGGGTTCGTCGGTTCTTGCGGCGACGCTCCACGGAGCTGCTGTTCTATTGAAGATCAGTAAAGATTGGGACTGGTTCATCACATTGAGCTCTTCGGATTACCCGATTGTTACTCAGGATG ATCTTCTTCATGCTTTTATGACGGTGCCGAGGGACTTGAACTTCGTTGATCACACGAGCGACCTCGGCTGGAAAGA GCACGAAAGGTTCCAGAAGATCATCGTAGACCCGAGTCTTTATATGGACGCAAATGCTCAATCCTTCTTCGCTACCGAAACGAGGCAAACACCCGATGCTTTCAGGATCTTTACAG GTTCTCCATGGGTTATTCTTAGTCGATCTTTCATCGAGCACGTCGTGTATGCATGGGACAACCTCCCAAGAAAGCTACTCATGTACTTTGCCAATGTCGCGTACTCTGTCGAATCCTACTTCCAAACAGCAATATGCAACTCCCCTCAATTCATCAACACTACAGTAAACGACGACCTGCGCTACTTCGTGTGGGACGACCCCCCCGGATTAGACCCGCTCTTTCTCAACGAATCGAACTACGAGGCCATGATAAACAGCAAGGCCGCATTTGCTCGGCGGTTTATCGGAGGGGACGAGGTGCTGAACAAAGTGGACGACCAAATATTGAGGCGATCGTCGAATGGCGTGAGCTACGGAAAATGGTGCttaggaagagaagaagatataAGCGAGACGGGTTCAGAGGATCTGTGCTTGACTTGGGGGGACATAAATTTGATCGAACCGCGGCCCGAAGGAAAGGAACTTAGAGAATTGGTTGCAAAGATCATTGAGAGAAGAGGTTGTGTGTGA
- the LOC109725228 gene encoding probable sarcosine oxidase isoform X1, whose translation MNRSSLYFLYNLRSTYPSAKVSGALESTRKSERKSMELAGGGKEETQQQRFDVVVVGAGIMGSCAAYAAAKRGRRVLLLEQFDLLHHLGSSHGESRTFRATYPEPYYPPLVVESLRLWREAESEAGYSVLTATPHFDVGPAGDSSLQAAVASCRLHGIDARVVGPDAAAELFSGAFTLPPGWIGVVTDVGGVIKPTKALAMFQSLAARHGAVLRDRAEVTQIERAGDGGVAVATADGRIVFGRKCIITAGAWVKKLADKIGAASLPIQPLHTTILYWKIRENYLKSLSAAAGFPTFASYGEPYIYGTPSLEFPGLIKIAMHGGSPCDPDRRSWAAGTGPGGAAVEAVRAWIGRVMGGHVESADGPAMSQACMYAMSPDEDFVVDFLGGEFGDDVVVGAGFSGHGFKMGPVIGKILAEMAVDGAAATAAELAQFQIVRFQKDPKGNRKEFAEQDLI comes from the exons ATGAATAGAAGCtcactttattttctttataatcTTCGTTCAACTTATCCTAGCGCCAAAGTTTCGGGAGCATTGGAAAGCACTAGAAAGAGCGAGAGGAAGAGCATGGAGCTCGCCGGCGGCGGCAAGGAGGAGACGCAGCAGCAGCGATTCGACGTGGTCGTGGTGGGGGCGGGGATTATGGGCAGCTGCGCGGCGTACGCGGCGGCGAAGCGCGGCCGCCGCGTGCTCCTCCTCGAGCAATTCgacctcctccaccacctcggCTCGTCGCACGGCGAGTCGCGGACGTTCCGGGCCACCTACCCGGAGCCCTACTACCCTCCCCTCGTCGTCGAGTCCCTCCGGCTGTGGCGCGAGGCCGAGTCCGAGGCCGGCTACTCCGTCCTGACCGCCACCCCGCACTTCGACGTCGGCCCGGCCGGCGACTCCAGCCTGCAGGCCGCCGTCGCCAGCTGCCGCCTGCACGGCATCGACGCCCGCGTCGTCGgccccgacgccgccgccgagctGTTCTCCGGCGCGTTCACGCTCCCCCCGGGCTGGATAGGCGTCGTCACCGATGTCGGCGGCGTGATCAAGCCCACGAAGGCGCTCGCCATGTTCCAGTCCCTCGCCGCCCGGCACGGCGCCGTGCTCAGGGACCGCGCAGAGGTCACGCAAATCGAGAGAGCCGGGGACGGAGGCGTCGCCGTCGCGACGGCCGACGGTCGAATAGTTTTCGGAAGAAAATGCATAATCACCGCCGGCGCGTGGGTCAAAAAGCTCGCCGACAAGATCGGCGCAGCATCGTTGCCGATACAGCCGCTGCACACTACTATCCTTTATTggaaaattagagaaaattatttaaaaagtttatcAGCCGCGGCCGGGTTCCCGACGTTCGCGAGCTACGGCGAGCCGTACATCTACGGGACGCCGTCGCTCGAATTCCCGGGGCTGATCAAGATCGCGATGCACGGGGGGTCGCCGTGCGATCCGGACCGCAGGAGCTGGGCGGCGGGGACGGGGCCGGGGGGTGCGGCGGTGGAGGCGGTGCGGGCGTGGATCGGGCGCGTGATGGGCGGCCACGTGGAGAGCGCCGATGGCCCGGCGATGTCACAGGCGTGCATGTATGCGATGAGCCCCGACGAGGACTTCGTCGTCGACTTCCTCGGCGGGGAGTTCGGGGACGACGTCGTGGTCGGCGCCGGGTTCTCGGGGCACGGATTCAAGATGGGGCCGGTGATCGGGAAAATTCTGGCGGAGATGGCGGTCGACGGCGCTGCCGCGACGGCCGCAGAATTGGCGCAGTTTCAGATTGTCAGGTTCCAGAAAGACCCCAAGGGGAACAGAAAGGAGTTTGCAGAGCAG GATTTGATttga